In a genomic window of Vanessa tameamea isolate UH-Manoa-2023 chromosome 31, ilVanTame1 primary haplotype, whole genome shotgun sequence:
- the LOC113400617 gene encoding uncharacterized protein LOC113400617 produces the protein MWSVSSNELNDEKKSNPALKNFNPYHILEPIKVDTVDRNNVVTGTLIDIKTDENNIETDLNLNGSYLDKVKKTEFTLVDLFENLYVSPQHVLKNDKENSIDFLETSASDVKFESLNSSNLDETEDTLQYTKARTFDEIFDSAVSLRLPKLEPICENGTLSGDTIDDADINTLSIECQKPIEKLATIAISKRDEIINKENCEVNSKYVDPQHRATNFNKTPPADNNFHFYEDHIFNNISEMKQSLQNQSNLTKRNPFQADSVTRYTKDIKSILIDQNRPPIVPNSNGVAIPILQTIKKDNKAFIKRRLVVNDSEKVGFTKGPNIYEKSVVLPQIIERLGERKKLLDAKKNIKRKLILDKCNFQMDKRSGNNSSRMIIEGEIPVLQPEVLMEDCNRERLRALKIRRAFQEFNFNG, from the coding sequence ATGTGGAGCGTCAGTTCTAACGAATTAaacgatgaaaaaaaaagtaatccaGCCCTAAAAAACTTCAATCCTTACCATATTCTAGAGCCGATAAAAGTTGACACAGTTGATAGAAATAATGTCGTAACTGGTACACTAATCGACATTAAAACggatgaaaataatattgaaacagaTTTAAACTTAAACGGCTCTTATTTAGACAAAGTAAAGAAAACGGAATTCACTTTGGTTGATCTGTTCGAAAATTTATACGTGAGCCCTCAGCATGTTTTGAAAAATGATAAGGAAAATTCCATCGATTTTCTGGAAACTTCGGCAAGTGATGTTAAATTTGAATCACTAAATTCATCTAATTTAGACGAAACTGAAGATACGTTGCAATATACTAAAGCAAGAACTTTCGATGAAATTTTCGATAGCGCAGTTTCTTTGCGATTACCGAAACTAGAACCTATATGTGAAAACGGTACACTATCCGGAGATACAATTGATGATGCGGACATCAATACTTTGAGTATTGAATGTCAGAAACCAATTGAAAAGCTAGCAACGATCGCAATATCTAAACgcgatgaaattataaataaagaaaattgcgAAGTTAATTCTAAATATGTAGATCCTCAACACCGAGCgacgaattttaataaaactccgCCAGCAGataataattttcacttttaCGAAGAtcatatctttaataatatatcggAAATGAAACagagtttacaaaatcaaagcAATCTAACTAAACGGAATCCTTTCCAAGCGGATTCAGTAACGAGATACACTAAGGatattaaatcgattttaatcgATCAAAATAGACCCCCAATTGTTCCTAATTCAAATGGAGTTGCAATACCTATTttgcaaacaataaaaaaagacaataaagCGTTCATTAAACGGCGTTTAGTTGTGAACGATAGTGAAAAGGTTGGATTTACAAAAGGGCCGAATATTTACGAGAAATCAGTTGTGTTACCACAGATTATAGAACGCTTGGGTGAAAGGAAAAAGTTACTGGAcgcaaagaaaaatataaaaagaaaattgatattagataaatgtaattttcaaaTGGACAAACGTTCTGGTAACAATAGTTCTAGAATGATAATTGAAGGCGAAATTCCGGTTTTGCAGCCCGAAGTTTTGATGGAAGATTGTAATAGAGAGAGATTAAGGGCATTGAAAATAAGGAGAGCGTTTCAGGAATTCAATTTTAATGGATAA